Within Nocardioides rotundus, the genomic segment GGCGTTGCGCTGGTAGTTGGCCATCTGGGTCTCGTCGGTCGCGACGTTGTCCTTCTCCGTCGCGACCAGGGAGCGCTCGAAGCCGTCGAGGGCGCCGACGATCACCGCCTGCTTCTCCGTCCAGGCCCGGTGCAGCGCGAAGAACGCGGTGCCGCCCTGGCCCACCCACTGCCCCTGGAGTCCCTGGATCCGGCCCTCCAGATCGCGGGAGAGGCGGTCGAAGTCGCTGCGCGCGTCGGCGACCAGGGTCGCCGCTCGGCTCAGGGTGCCCTCGCCCTGTCCCATCTCTGCCGTGCTCATGGTTCGTCCTCCTTCACGTGAGCCGGCCGATCACCGGCGGCGGGGCGTCTGCCCGCGTCCTAGAAGCACACCCCACGAGACGGGGACATGGGCGGGGCACGGGCAATCTGTGGATAACCCGCGACGACGCGGAGTTCTCCACAGGCGCTCCCGACCCGGTGGCCCCGCACCGGCCGGGCTACCAGGCTGGAGCGGTGACGACCACCCCGAGCGCGACCGACAACGCGGAGCCGGCCCTCCCGGCCGGCGAGCTGACGCTGCGCCCGCCCCCGCGACTGGAGCGGGGCGAGGGTGCCGGCGCGGTCCTGGCCGGCGCCGTACCCATGATCGGCACCCTCGGCTCGATCCTGCTCGTGGCCAGCCTGGCCGGAGGCGGCAGCGACTCCTCCCTGCGCACCCGCAGCCTGCTGGCCGGCGGCGTCTTCCTCCTCGCGACCCTCGCCTACGTGCTGGTGCAGGTGGACCGGCAGCGCCGTCAACAGGCCCGCCAGCGGAGCACGGCCCGGGAGGACTACCTCCACCATCTCGCTTGCGTGCGCGCGAGCGCGCGGGCCGCCGCGGCCGCGCAGCGGCAGTCCCTCGTCTGGCACCACCCCGACCCCTCGCAGCTGGCGGTCCTGGCGGGCGACCCGGAGCGTCGCTGGCGGCGGGGGCCGGACCACTCCTGGTTCCTCCGTGCCCGCGTCGGCTGCCGCACCCAGCCTGCGACGGTGACGCTCACCCCTCCCGCCGAGGCCGACGACGCCCGGGCCGACCCGGCCGCCGCCGCGGCCCTGCACCGGCTGCTCGCGGTGCACGCCGAGCAGCCCGGTCTGCCCGCGAACCTGGACCTGCGGCGGTCCCGCGTCGAGGTCGCCGGTCCGCGTGAGCAGACCCGCGCCCTGGCCCGGGCCCTCCTCTGCCAAGCGGCCGTGGCCCACGCGCCGGAGCACCTGGCGGTCGCCGTGCACTGCACCGAGCCCGACCTGCCGCACTGGGACTGGGTGAAGTGGCTGCCGCACGCCACGAGCCCGCACGAGGCGGACGCCGCAGGCCCGCGCCGGCTGGTCGGCGCCGACCTCGCCGCGCTGACCGAGCTGGTGCCGGCGGGGCGACATCTCCTGGTGATCCACGACGGGACCGACCCGCCGACAGATCCCGGCGGGGACGCGACGCACCTGGTCCTCACCGCCGCGACCAGGGAGCTCGCCATCGACGGCGAGGAGGGCACGCGTCCCGACCGGATGAGCCGGAGCGCCGCGGAGGCGGTGGCCCGCCGGCTGGCCCCCTGGGCCGCCGTACCGTCCGACCACGACAGTGCCGAGCGCCCCCTCACCGAACTGCTCGGTCTCGCCGACGTCGACGCCTGGAGTCCTGACACGCACTGGCGGCCACGACCGGGGCAGCAGCGACTGCGGGTGCCGATCGGTACCGCGACCGAGGGCGGGCCGCTCGAGCTGGACCTCAAGGAGGCGGCCCTCGGAGGCATGGGCCCGCACGGGCTGCTGGTGGGGGCCACCGGGTCGGGCAAGTCCGAGCTGCTCCGCACCCTGGTGCTGGCGCTCGCGCTCACCCACTCCCCCGACGAGCTGAACCTGGTCCTCGTCGACTTCAAGGGCGGGGCGACCTTCGCCGACGCGGCCCGGCTGCCCCACACGTCCGCGCTGATCACCAACCTGTCCTCCGAGCTCAGCCTGGTGGACCGGATGGCCGACGCCCTCACCGGTGAGCTGCTGCGCCGCCAGGAGCTGCTGCGCGAGGCGGGCAACCACGCCTCGATCGAGGACTACCGCCGGGCACGAGCCGAGGGGGCGGAGCTGCCCGCCCTCCCGTCGTTGTTCATCGTGGTCGACGAGTTCTCCGAGCTGCTGTCCGCGCAGCCGGAGCTGGTCGAGCTGTTCGTCGCGATCGGCCGGCTGGGCCGCTCGCTGGGGCTGCACCTGCTGTTGGCCTCCCAGCGGCTGGACGAGGGGCGACTGCGCGGGCTGGAGTCGCACCTGTCCTACCGGATCGGGCTGCGCACATTCAGCGCCGCGGAGTCCCGCGCGGTGCTCGGGGTGCCCGACGCGCACCGGCTGCGCAGCGTGCCCGGGCTGGGGTTCCTCCAGACCGACGCGGCCCGGCTGGTGCGGTTCCGCGCCGCCTTCGTCTCCGGGGCCGTCGCGCCCAGGGACTGCCCGGAGGAGCGCGCCTGGGCGGTGCCGTTCACCGTGCTCGCGGCCCCGCCGCCAGAGCCCGTGCCCGACGAGGGGGAGGGAGTACGTCGTCCCGCTCTGCTCCACGCCGCGATCGACGCGATGGCGGGTCTCGGCCCGGAGGCTCACCGGGTCTGGCTCCCACCCCTGGACACCCCGGACACCCTGGACGGGCTCCTGCGCAGCACCGGCCCGCTCGGCCGCCTCACGGTCCCGGTCGGGATCGTCGACCGACCGCGGGAGCAGCGCCGGGAGCCCCTCCTCGTCGACCTCTCCGGCGCGGCCGGCCATGTCGCCGTCGTCGGCGCCCCGCGCAGCGGCCGCAGCACCCTGCTACAGACCCTGATGGCGGGAATCGCCCTCACCCACGCCCCGGACGAGGCGACGTTCTACGCCCTCGACCTCGGTGGCGGCGGGCTCGCCAGCCTCGCCGGGCTGCCGCACCTGGCCGGCGTGGCCGGCCGCACCGAGCCCGCCGTCGTGCGCCGGATCGTCGCCGAGGTCGCCGCCCTGCTGGAGCGCCGCGAGCGCGACGGCCGCGGGGCCGGTGGCGACGTGTTCCTCGTGGTGGACGGCTGGGTGACGCTCCGCGAGGAGCACCCCGACCTGGAGCAGCAGATCCACCGGTTGGCCGATCGGGGGTTGGCGTACGGCGTCCACCTGGTCGCCGCGGCCGGCCGCTGGAGCGACTTCCGCTCGGCGGTCCGCGACCTGTTCGGCACCCGGCTGGAGCTCCGGCTCGGGGACCCGGTCGACTCCGAGGTCGACCGCCGGCTGGCCGGCCGGGTGCCGGCGGACCGACCCGGTCGCGGGCTCCTCCCGGGCGGTCTGCACTACCTGACCGCGCTGCCACGCGTCGACGGCGATCCCCGCTCGGAGACGCTCGCCGCGGGCGTGGCCGACCTGACGGCTCGAGTCGCGCGGGCCTGGCCGGACCGGACGGCACCCCGGCTGCGGCTGCTGCCGGAGCGGGTGGATCGCGAGGCGCTGCCGGCCGCCGTACCCGGCGAGCGTCGGCTCGTGCTGGGCGTCGACGAGGACGACCTGGCACCCGTGCTCCTGGACCCGGACCGCGACCCGCACCTGCTGGTCATCGGCGACGGCGGCTCGGGACGTACGGCGACCCTGCGCGGCCACCTGCACGAGCTGCTGCGGACCCGCCGGCCCGACGCGGCGCAGGTCGTGCTCCTCGACCCGCGCCGGACCCTGCTCGGCGAGGTGCCCGAGCCCTTCCTGCTCAACTACCTCACCTCCGCCGACGAGGCCGAGCCGGTGCTCCGCGACCTGGCCGGCTATCTCGGCGGGCGGCTGCCCGGCGAGGGCGTGACACCCGACCAGCTGCGGCAGCGGTCGTGGTGGTCGGGCGCGGAGGTGCACGTCGTCGTGGACGACGCCGACCTGCTGACGGTGACCGGCGGCTCGCCGCTCGCGCCCCTGCGC encodes:
- a CDS encoding WXG100 family type VII secretion target, whose amino-acid sequence is MSTAEMGQGEGTLSRAATLVADARSDFDRLSRDLEGRIQGLQGQWVGQGGTAFFALHRAWTEKQAVIVGALDGFERSLVATEKDNVATDETQMANYQRNAARLA
- the eccCb gene encoding type VII secretion protein EccCb translates to MTTTPSATDNAEPALPAGELTLRPPPRLERGEGAGAVLAGAVPMIGTLGSILLVASLAGGGSDSSLRTRSLLAGGVFLLATLAYVLVQVDRQRRQQARQRSTAREDYLHHLACVRASARAAAAAQRQSLVWHHPDPSQLAVLAGDPERRWRRGPDHSWFLRARVGCRTQPATVTLTPPAEADDARADPAAAAALHRLLAVHAEQPGLPANLDLRRSRVEVAGPREQTRALARALLCQAAVAHAPEHLAVAVHCTEPDLPHWDWVKWLPHATSPHEADAAGPRRLVGADLAALTELVPAGRHLLVIHDGTDPPTDPGGDATHLVLTAATRELAIDGEEGTRPDRMSRSAAEAVARRLAPWAAVPSDHDSAERPLTELLGLADVDAWSPDTHWRPRPGQQRLRVPIGTATEGGPLELDLKEAALGGMGPHGLLVGATGSGKSELLRTLVLALALTHSPDELNLVLVDFKGGATFADAARLPHTSALITNLSSELSLVDRMADALTGELLRRQELLREAGNHASIEDYRRARAEGAELPALPSLFIVVDEFSELLSAQPELVELFVAIGRLGRSLGLHLLLASQRLDEGRLRGLESHLSYRIGLRTFSAAESRAVLGVPDAHRLRSVPGLGFLQTDAARLVRFRAAFVSGAVAPRDCPEERAWAVPFTVLAAPPPEPVPDEGEGVRRPALLHAAIDAMAGLGPEAHRVWLPPLDTPDTLDGLLRSTGPLGRLTVPVGIVDRPREQRREPLLVDLSGAAGHVAVVGAPRSGRSTLLQTLMAGIALTHAPDEATFYALDLGGGGLASLAGLPHLAGVAGRTEPAVVRRIVAEVAALLERRERDGRGAGGDVFLVVDGWVTLREEHPDLEQQIHRLADRGLAYGVHLVAAAGRWSDFRSAVRDLFGTRLELRLGDPVDSEVDRRLAGRVPADRPGRGLLPGGLHYLTALPRVDGDPRSETLAAGVADLTARVARAWPDRTAPRLRLLPERVDREALPAAVPGERRLVLGVDEDDLAPVLLDPDRDPHLLVIGDGGSGRTATLRGHLHELLRTRRPDAAQVVLLDPRRTLLGEVPEPFLLNYLTSADEAEPVLRDLAGYLGGRLPGEGVTPDQLRQRSWWSGAEVHVVVDDADLLTVTGGSPLAPLRPLLARAGDVGLHLVVALRSGGATRTLMDPALQALRDLGQPVLLLAGDPDDGPLLGRVRPEPGPPGRGQLVTRGAGTRRIQVAWSPPTEGVSDDPT